One region of Solidesulfovibrio fructosivorans JJ] genomic DNA includes:
- a CDS encoding sensor histidine kinase, producing MLRTIRSKMIFAFAVSLFSVLVLAVFHLGSLSTLRERYLISERVEDLQNDILEVRRFEKNFLLYHDVSSLREGLDYLDEVDRLAGGLTGGMAHELGEKAYREFLNDLEAYRTALSRLSERGKPTPEETEAVRTKGKALTDFATRLLSAKRARIHETIRQSLALPFAFVGVFLAVTIAVVALVSTRVLRPLALLRETTRRVGDGDFRPVALRSDLSDEISGLMGAFNRMAHQIEVNQEDLLQARKMAALGTFTAGVAHELNNPLNNIALTADALREDYAETLDADGRELVDDITGQADRAADIVRNLLDFSRTERPPLVLLDPAEVVRSSLNLVKNQIQAAGVCLETEYAPRLPAIRGDMRSLQQVLVNIVQNAAQATPPGGVVRVETCLGRDAGHIRINVADTGPGIAPSVREHIFEPFFTTKGVGKGTGLGLAVAYSLVKRHGGRIEVECPEGGGAVFTVRLPVAPSATSEDAPEQGTS from the coding sequence ATGCTGCGCACCATTCGTTCCAAAATGATCTTCGCGTTCGCGGTGAGTCTGTTCTCCGTGCTGGTTTTGGCCGTCTTCCACCTGGGCAGCCTGTCGACGCTTCGGGAGCGCTATCTGATCAGCGAGCGGGTCGAGGACTTGCAGAACGACATTTTGGAAGTGCGGCGCTTTGAAAAAAATTTCCTTTTATATCATGATGTTTCCAGTCTTCGCGAAGGGCTCGACTACCTCGACGAGGTGGACCGTCTGGCCGGCGGGCTCACTGGCGGCATGGCCCACGAGTTGGGGGAAAAAGCCTATCGTGAATTTTTAAACGATCTCGAAGCCTACCGCACGGCCCTGTCCCGGCTGTCCGAGCGGGGCAAGCCGACGCCCGAGGAAACCGAGGCCGTGCGCACCAAGGGCAAGGCGCTCACCGACTTCGCCACCAGGCTCCTTTCGGCCAAGCGGGCCCGCATTCACGAGACCATCCGCCAGTCGCTGGCCCTGCCGTTCGCTTTTGTCGGCGTGTTTCTGGCCGTGACCATCGCCGTGGTGGCGCTCGTCTCCACCCGGGTGCTGCGGCCGCTGGCCTTGCTGCGCGAGACCACGCGCCGGGTGGGGGATGGCGATTTTAGGCCGGTGGCCTTGCGCTCCGATCTTTCCGACGAGATTTCCGGGCTCATGGGGGCGTTTAACCGCATGGCCCACCAGATCGAGGTCAACCAGGAGGACCTGCTGCAAGCCCGCAAGATGGCGGCGCTTGGCACCTTCACCGCCGGGGTGGCCCATGAACTCAACAACCCCCTCAACAACATCGCGCTGACCGCCGACGCGCTGCGCGAGGATTACGCCGAAACCCTCGACGCCGACGGCCGGGAGCTTGTGGACGACATCACGGGGCAAGCCGACCGGGCGGCGGACATCGTGCGCAACCTGCTCGATTTTTCCCGCACCGAGCGTCCGCCGCTGGTGCTTCTCGATCCGGCCGAGGTCGTGCGTTCGAGCCTGAATCTGGTCAAAAACCAGATCCAGGCCGCGGGCGTGTGCCTGGAAACGGAGTATGCCCCGCGGCTTCCCGCCATCCGGGGCGATATGCGAAGCCTCCAGCAGGTGCTGGTCAACATCGTGCAAAACGCCGCGCAGGCCACGCCTCCCGGCGGCGTCGTGCGCGTGGAGACGTGCCTCGGCAGGGACGCCGGCCATATCCGCATCAACGTGGCCGATACCGGCCCCGGCATCGCCCCGAGCGTGCGGGAGCACATCTTCGAACCGTTTTTCACCACCAAGGGCGTGGGCAAGGGCACGGGCCTGGGGCTGGCCGTGGCCTATTCCCTGGTCAAGCGCCATGGCGGCCGCATCGAGGTCGAGTGCCCGGAGGGCGGCGGCGCGGTCTTTACCGTGCGCCTGCCCGTCGCGCCGTCCGCCACGTCCGAAGACGCCCCGGAGCAAGGGACATCATGA
- a CDS encoding alpha-amylase family glycosyl hydrolase, with protein MDGASHLDSVYAQEVNDAFAKANTPDSRPVKVKGKDVAVPRPYPSPVDWRDEWIYFIMVDRFNNPDGDPRNMPFDAPFSGFQGGTLTGITARLDYLHGLGVGALWVTPVVMGCPEQEGGYHGYGFQNPLEIDPRFGTEQDLVDLVDAAHARGMRVILDVVLNHAGDVFAYDLDGNVCSECGLSGGKYPIQWRDEKGHPMKEWSEAPAKCPPGAAIGPKELRDNAYFRRQGAGSEAYGDFCSLKEFVTDAACEDPQRGWRMPVRDTLIRAYQYLVARYDVDGLRIDTLKYVEPDFARIFGNAMREYAASIGKANFFTYGEIWEGADNQETIKRYIGAYSSETGGVTGVDAALDFPLFFKLRDMLKGSETPAGLARFFEERKHVFANHMSSHGEASRYFVTFLDNHDQKNRFYYRDPQNPHAYDAQLTMAMGLLFTLQGIPCLYYGTEQGLCGMGDSDTCVREALWGLGEAAFDAGHPFYQAVRKLSELRNDQPALRYGRQYFRPVSGDGVDFGISPYPGGVLAFSRILNDREVLVVGNTSTTTLWSGEVLVDYALNAPVDGAWKALYSNRDDPAAMSCELTEKAPGACAIDGRVSGGAVRAVRVALAPMELAVYGR; from the coding sequence ATGGACGGCGCATCCCATCTGGACAGCGTGTACGCGCAGGAAGTGAATGACGCGTTCGCCAAGGCGAACACTCCAGATTCCCGGCCGGTCAAGGTGAAGGGCAAGGACGTGGCCGTCCCCAGGCCCTACCCCTCGCCGGTGGATTGGCGTGACGAGTGGATCTACTTCATCATGGTCGACCGGTTCAACAATCCTGACGGTGACCCCAGGAACATGCCCTTTGACGCGCCCTTCTCCGGGTTCCAGGGAGGGACGCTGACCGGCATCACGGCGCGGCTCGACTACTTGCACGGCCTCGGGGTCGGGGCCCTGTGGGTCACGCCCGTGGTCATGGGCTGCCCCGAACAAGAGGGCGGCTACCACGGCTACGGCTTTCAGAATCCGCTGGAAATCGATCCCCGTTTCGGCACGGAGCAGGACCTGGTCGATCTGGTGGATGCGGCCCATGCCCGGGGTATGCGGGTCATCCTCGACGTCGTGCTCAACCATGCCGGCGACGTTTTCGCCTATGACCTTGATGGCAATGTCTGCAGCGAATGCGGTCTTTCCGGGGGCAAGTACCCCATCCAATGGCGCGACGAAAAGGGCCATCCCATGAAGGAATGGAGCGAGGCCCCGGCCAAATGTCCGCCGGGCGCGGCCATCGGACCGAAGGAACTGCGCGACAACGCCTATTTCCGCCGGCAGGGGGCCGGGAGCGAGGCGTACGGGGATTTTTGCTCGCTCAAGGAGTTCGTCACCGACGCCGCCTGCGAGGACCCGCAACGGGGCTGGCGCATGCCCGTGCGCGACACGCTGATCCGCGCCTACCAGTATCTCGTGGCGCGCTACGACGTCGACGGCCTGCGCATCGACACCCTCAAGTACGTGGAGCCGGACTTCGCCCGCATCTTCGGCAACGCCATGCGCGAATACGCCGCCTCCATCGGCAAGGCGAATTTTTTCACCTACGGCGAAATCTGGGAGGGCGCGGACAACCAGGAGACCATCAAGCGCTACATCGGGGCCTATTCATCGGAAACCGGCGGGGTGACGGGCGTGGACGCGGCCCTGGATTTCCCGCTTTTCTTCAAGCTGCGCGACATGCTCAAGGGCTCGGAAACCCCGGCCGGGCTGGCGCGTTTCTTCGAGGAGCGCAAGCACGTCTTCGCCAACCACATGAGCTCCCACGGCGAGGCCAGCCGCTATTTCGTGACCTTTCTCGATAACCACGACCAGAAGAACCGTTTCTATTACCGTGATCCCCAAAATCCCCATGCCTACGACGCGCAACTGACCATGGCCATGGGCCTGCTTTTCACCCTGCAGGGCATTCCCTGCCTGTATTACGGCACCGAACAGGGCCTTTGCGGCATGGGCGACAGCGACACCTGCGTGCGCGAGGCCCTGTGGGGACTCGGCGAGGCCGCCTTCGACGCCGGGCATCCGTTCTATCAGGCCGTGCGCAAGCTGTCGGAACTGCGAAACGATCAGCCGGCCCTGCGTTACGGGCGGCAGTATTTTCGGCCGGTCTCCGGAGACGGCGTGGATTTCGGCATCTCGCCGTACCCCGGCGGCGTGCTGGCCTTCTCGCGCATCCTCAACGACCGCGAGGTGCTGGTGGTCGGCAATACCAGCACGACGACGCTCTGGAGCGGCGAGGTCTTGGTGGACTATGCCCTGAACGCGCCTGTGGACGGCGCTTGGAAGGCGCTTTACTCCAACCGCGACGACCCGGCGGCCATGTCCTGCGAACTGACGGAGAAAGCCCCGGGCGCATGCGCCATCGACGGCCGGGTCAGCGGCGGAGCGGTGCGCGCCGTGCGCGTGGCCCTCGCCCCCATGGAATTGGCGGTATACGGACGGTAG
- a CDS encoding sigma-54-dependent transcriptional regulator, whose translation MKHRIAVVDDETIVCNRLSRALAKDGDAVEAFTEGRSFLARQVEDPFDLVFLDLRLPDEDGISLLPRIKAASRDTEVILVTGFGSIETAVEAVKEGAFHYVQKPVKLAEVRSLAGAALERIDLRRENARLREALRDGPEGKAMIGTSPAIRKVFAMIDKVAPIDCNVLLLGASGTGKELVARALHSQSKRSDRPFVSFNCGGFTDELISSELFGYEKGAFTGATATRIGLFESAAGGTVFLDEIGEMPLSMQVKLLRVIQERKLLRVGGTKPIDLDVRLIAATNKDLKHEASVGAFREDLFFRLNVVTIHLPRLDERRDDIAPLTTYFLEKYGLAFHKSVTRVEPEAMRILGAYSYPGNVRELENIIERGVALAEGETLRVQDLPSDLRQLSFDSIEGEGLVSLEEMERRYIMRVLERTGYNKGLSAQILGVPRTTLWRKLKQYGLD comes from the coding sequence ATGAAGCATCGCATCGCCGTGGTGGATGACGAGACCATCGTGTGCAACCGCCTGAGCCGCGCCCTGGCCAAGGACGGCGACGCGGTGGAGGCCTTTACCGAAGGCCGGTCGTTTCTGGCCCGCCAGGTCGAGGACCCGTTCGACCTGGTCTTTTTGGACCTGCGGTTGCCCGACGAGGACGGTATTTCGCTTCTGCCCCGCATCAAGGCGGCCTCGCGCGACACCGAGGTGATCCTCGTGACCGGGTTCGGCTCCATCGAGACGGCGGTGGAGGCGGTCAAGGAAGGGGCGTTTCACTACGTGCAAAAGCCGGTGAAGCTGGCCGAGGTGCGAAGCCTCGCCGGCGCGGCGCTGGAGCGCATCGACCTGCGCCGGGAAAACGCCCGGCTGCGGGAGGCGCTGCGCGACGGTCCCGAAGGCAAGGCCATGATCGGCACCTCGCCGGCCATCCGCAAGGTCTTCGCCATGATCGACAAGGTGGCCCCCATCGACTGTAACGTGCTGCTGCTCGGAGCCAGCGGCACGGGCAAGGAGCTGGTGGCCAGGGCGCTGCACAGCCAGAGCAAGCGCAGCGACCGGCCGTTCGTGTCGTTTAACTGCGGCGGGTTTACCGACGAACTCATCAGCAGCGAGCTGTTCGGCTACGAGAAGGGGGCTTTTACCGGCGCGACGGCCACCCGCATCGGGCTGTTCGAATCCGCGGCCGGGGGCACGGTCTTTCTCGACGAGATCGGCGAGATGCCGCTTTCCATGCAGGTCAAGCTCCTGCGCGTCATCCAGGAGCGCAAGCTGCTGCGCGTGGGCGGCACCAAGCCCATCGACCTCGACGTGCGTCTTATTGCCGCCACCAACAAGGATCTCAAGCACGAGGCCTCGGTCGGCGCGTTTCGCGAGGACCTGTTTTTTCGCCTGAATGTCGTGACCATCCACCTGCCGCGCCTGGACGAACGCCGCGACGACATCGCGCCGCTGACCACCTACTTTCTGGAAAAATACGGCCTGGCCTTCCACAAATCCGTCACCCGGGTCGAGCCCGAGGCCATGCGCATCCTGGGTGCCTACAGCTACCCCGGCAACGTCCGGGAGCTGGAAAACATCATCGAGCGCGGCGTGGCCCTGGCCGAAGGGGAGACGCTGCGGGTCCAGGACCTGCCCTCGGACCTGCGCCAGCTCTCCTTCGATTCCATCGAGGGCGAGGGGCTCGTGTCGCTTGAAGAGATGGAGCGGCGCTACATCATGCGCGTGCTCGAACGCACCGGTTACAACAAGGGACTCTCGGCCCAGATCCTCGGCGTGCCCCGCACCACCCTGTGGCGCAAGCTCAAGCAATACGGCCTGGATTAG